From the Chloroflexus aurantiacus J-10-fl genome, one window contains:
- a CDS encoding RAMP superfamily CRISPR-associated protein, translating to MSTHPLATSRQISERWIIEGDLVLQTPTHLGNGDTDGIVDMPLLLDEVTGKALLPGTSLAGALRNYLYERCHGFEKQASDPWIEALFGGQKGNDDGDQSALIIDDALGEASKIELRDGVRIDPITRTAKVDFDNGVPRGYKYDLQLLEAGTTFPIRMELLLSQGNNQQQVKQMLVLALQGLEAGEIAIGLRKRRGFGVCRVTQWRVTRYDLTKPAGLLAWLAEDHPDWKYATGSERRSGQSIAGLLNVTLADSSDKRSFCRIRAQFVVDGSILIRAGFDEQDRGPDTVHLHSARPGGTRKPVLSGTSLAGALRHRAGRILRTIADDKQAQTMIDSIFGPAEITGDKKQKARSSRLVVNETVIENPVNLVQNRIRIDRFTGSVHGTGLFNEQPVFGKNDTLVTVDLTLRNPENAEIGLLLLLLKDLWTGDLPLGGEAGIGRGRLKGVSAEIETPQHKGKPLTISLADGKRLIPSDRDALEHYVAALHAEVKR from the coding sequence ATGAGTACGCATCCCCTGGCAACATCTCGCCAGATCAGCGAACGCTGGATCATCGAGGGTGATCTGGTGTTGCAGACCCCAACCCACCTGGGCAATGGTGATACTGATGGCATTGTGGATATGCCACTGTTGCTGGACGAAGTGACCGGAAAAGCACTGCTACCGGGCACGTCGCTGGCGGGTGCGCTGCGCAACTATTTATATGAGCGCTGCCACGGTTTTGAGAAACAGGCATCGGACCCATGGATTGAAGCGCTTTTCGGTGGGCAGAAGGGCAACGACGATGGTGATCAGAGCGCATTGATTATCGATGATGCCCTGGGTGAGGCATCAAAGATCGAGCTGCGTGATGGGGTGCGCATTGATCCGATAACGCGCACTGCGAAAGTTGATTTCGATAATGGTGTTCCGCGTGGTTACAAGTACGATCTTCAGCTCCTGGAAGCCGGTACGACTTTCCCTATTCGGATGGAACTGCTTCTCAGTCAGGGTAACAATCAGCAGCAGGTAAAACAAATGCTTGTCCTCGCTCTTCAGGGGCTTGAGGCAGGTGAGATAGCCATCGGGCTACGGAAGCGACGCGGTTTTGGCGTGTGTCGGGTTACGCAATGGCGTGTTACCCGTTACGATCTCACAAAGCCTGCCGGTTTGCTGGCCTGGTTAGCAGAAGATCATCCTGACTGGAAATACGCCACCGGTAGTGAACGGCGATCTGGTCAGAGCATTGCCGGTCTCCTGAATGTGACTCTCGCGGATAGTAGCGACAAGCGTAGCTTTTGCCGGATTCGGGCACAGTTCGTCGTTGACGGTTCCATCCTGATCCGTGCCGGGTTCGATGAACAGGATCGTGGCCCGGATACCGTACACCTGCATAGCGCCCGGCCAGGTGGAACACGCAAGCCGGTTCTTTCAGGTACCAGCCTGGCGGGCGCGTTACGCCATCGTGCCGGGCGCATTCTGCGCACAATTGCCGATGATAAGCAGGCCCAGACCATGATTGACAGTATCTTCGGCCCTGCCGAGATCACTGGCGACAAAAAACAAAAGGCTCGCTCCAGTCGCCTCGTTGTCAACGAAACGGTGATCGAGAACCCGGTGAATCTGGTACAGAACCGTATTCGCATTGACCGTTTTACCGGCAGCGTCCATGGAACGGGTTTATTCAATGAACAGCCGGTCTTTGGTAAGAACGACACCCTTGTCACCGTTGATCTGACGCTCCGCAACCCTGAAAATGCCGAAATCGGATTGTTGCTGTTACTGCTCAAAGATCTGTGGACCGGTGACTTACCGCTGGGAGGTGAAGCCGGCATCGGTCGCGGACGATTGAAGGGTGTAAGTGCAGAGATTGAAACACCGCAGCACAAAGGTAAGCCACTCACAATCAGCCTTGCAGACGGCAAACGTCTGATTCCGAGTGACCGTGATGCTCTTGAGCATTACGTTGCAGCCTTGCACGCGGAGGTAAAGCGATGA
- the csx19 gene encoding type III-D CRISPR-associated protein Csx19, giving the protein MTKISYQLTGVPVDDEFNTDPAAWMVKHAQQYNLRYLLAHADDGVIWGRIDNSELHTSHGIAPASPSLHPSTLQQARLFSPAGELLLWRDDNGWRARLVVDVPGNDDDIIDEDQILWGDTVDATSNGFTLLREGSQGMRHAVPIVVTPTQLKHHQLRLRVRHYISENEDGEASITLSRLVQLLPEA; this is encoded by the coding sequence ATGACGAAGATCTCCTACCAGCTTACCGGTGTTCCTGTGGACGATGAATTCAACACCGATCCGGCTGCCTGGATGGTGAAACATGCGCAGCAGTATAACCTGCGCTACCTGCTCGCCCATGCCGACGACGGCGTGATCTGGGGTCGTATCGATAATAGTGAGCTGCATACGTCGCATGGCATCGCTCCGGCATCTCCATCGCTACATCCCTCAACCCTGCAACAGGCGCGCCTGTTCAGCCCGGCGGGAGAGCTGTTGCTCTGGCGCGACGATAATGGCTGGCGCGCCCGCCTGGTTGTCGATGTTCCGGGTAACGATGATGACATCATTGACGAAGATCAGATTCTGTGGGGTGATACCGTGGACGCCACCTCGAACGGTTTCACGCTATTGCGTGAGGGGTCTCAGGGTATGCGTCACGCAGTTCCGATTGTTGTAACGCCCACACAGCTCAAGCACCACCAGCTACGCTTGCGCGTGCGTCACTACATCAGCGAAAACGAGGACGGCGAAGCCAGCATTACGCTGAGCCGTCTGGTTCAGCTTCTGCCGGAAGCATAA
- a CDS encoding TIGR03986 family type III CRISPR-associated RAMP protein, with the protein MNIPRHVNPTKEIARAPYNFVPLPEKIVTIDPDTLPDQDRYDPERHSGTIECVITTASPIYVRAPLTPEEFERQERGEDDQAPWRERVRNKPDFFSIDPDKTPRIPGSSLRGMLRQLVEIISYSKVQWVSEQLLVYRAVGDTTTHGKKYRERIMREDEQRPNRNKKMAWHYTPLVRAGYIKEDRGEFFIRPAREIGGTTFARIRSDSIPAHLSQIPGCKNASKIYFQTGPYDYQDVRGGFLRIKYARVIRASAKPADGLIEGALVRSGPMASKRSEAVIYPPDDQAELIRIPDDLIAAYRDQISQEQESLLGKGGVLRDGQPVFYLMENGQLVFFGHTMMMRLPYQHKPINFVPNELRREEDLDLAEAIFGYSKSQGEGKARAYASRIFVCDALLEPGQSDIWLAAEPVVPKILGSPKPTTFQHYLTQRTPDPQEQERDRNGNPKLVRERNDYTDPTTSVIRGHKLYWHKGEITVADVQEALDKLHDERGREKEHDTQHTQMRPVAAGVRFRWRIHFENLSMEELGALLWALTLPGEAGREYRHSIGMGKPYGMGAIKIDVNLLLENRKQRYQQLFDGENWQEGKTTATDRIPAFVDAFDLFIRSRIGAVQHKSLVEVERIQMLLCLLEWPGPDKALTRYMEIERQDPNIRRGKINEYKDRPVLPDPLHVDPAGRTRSSPARRPSAAKGAELSRPASIDEVSEGMYLEGKVVRVEPGRVVVEILGHEASITRDRLNPPARDLANMEARFPVGKTIRAWVVGFNKQGRLQLTMRKQ; encoded by the coding sequence ATGAACATTCCCAGGCACGTAAACCCAACCAAAGAGATTGCCAGAGCACCCTATAATTTTGTGCCGCTGCCGGAGAAGATCGTTACCATCGATCCGGATACGCTGCCGGACCAGGATCGTTACGATCCTGAACGGCATAGCGGCACTATTGAGTGTGTGATTACCACCGCTTCGCCGATCTACGTGCGTGCACCGCTGACTCCTGAAGAGTTTGAGCGCCAGGAACGTGGCGAGGATGATCAGGCGCCCTGGCGTGAACGAGTGCGCAACAAGCCAGATTTCTTCTCCATCGACCCGGATAAAACCCCACGCATTCCGGGCAGCAGTCTGCGCGGAATGTTACGTCAGCTTGTAGAGATCATCAGCTACAGCAAAGTGCAGTGGGTCTCGGAGCAATTACTGGTTTACCGGGCGGTCGGCGATACCACCACTCATGGCAAAAAATACCGTGAACGCATCATGCGTGAAGATGAGCAGCGTCCCAATCGCAATAAAAAAATGGCCTGGCACTACACGCCGCTGGTCAGAGCCGGGTATATTAAGGAAGATCGCGGCGAGTTCTTCATCCGCCCTGCCCGAGAGATCGGTGGAACTACCTTTGCCCGTATTCGGAGCGACAGCATTCCTGCACATCTCTCGCAGATTCCTGGTTGCAAGAACGCATCGAAGATCTATTTCCAGACTGGTCCATATGACTACCAGGATGTGCGTGGCGGCTTCCTGCGCATCAAATACGCCAGAGTAATCCGGGCCTCGGCCAAGCCAGCCGATGGGCTGATCGAGGGTGCACTGGTGCGGAGCGGACCGATGGCTTCAAAACGCAGTGAGGCTGTCATCTATCCGCCAGACGATCAGGCTGAACTAATTCGCATCCCTGATGATCTGATTGCAGCGTACAGGGATCAAATCAGCCAGGAGCAGGAAAGCCTGTTGGGGAAAGGCGGCGTCTTGCGCGACGGCCAACCTGTATTCTATCTGATGGAAAACGGCCAACTCGTTTTCTTTGGTCACACCATGATGATGCGTCTGCCCTATCAGCATAAGCCAATCAATTTCGTGCCAAACGAGCTACGCCGCGAAGAAGATCTCGATCTTGCCGAAGCGATCTTCGGCTACAGCAAATCCCAGGGTGAAGGTAAAGCACGTGCCTACGCCAGCCGTATCTTTGTGTGCGATGCGTTGCTCGAGCCGGGTCAGTCCGATATCTGGCTGGCAGCCGAGCCGGTTGTACCCAAAATCCTGGGCAGTCCCAAGCCAACTACCTTCCAGCACTACCTGACTCAGCGCACACCCGATCCACAGGAACAGGAACGTGACCGCAATGGCAACCCCAAACTGGTAAGGGAGCGTAATGACTACACCGATCCAACGACAAGTGTTATTCGTGGTCACAAACTCTACTGGCATAAGGGTGAGATTACTGTCGCCGATGTCCAGGAGGCGCTGGACAAGTTGCATGATGAGCGTGGGCGTGAAAAAGAACACGATACACAACACACACAGATGCGTCCGGTTGCCGCCGGTGTGCGCTTCCGCTGGCGCATCCACTTCGAGAATCTCTCTATGGAAGAATTAGGTGCGTTGTTGTGGGCCTTGACTTTGCCCGGTGAAGCGGGAAGAGAGTACCGTCACAGCATCGGTATGGGTAAACCCTACGGTATGGGCGCTATCAAGATTGATGTTAACCTTCTGCTTGAAAATCGAAAGCAACGTTATCAGCAACTCTTCGATGGTGAGAACTGGCAGGAAGGGAAGACAACAGCCACAGATCGTATTCCAGCGTTCGTTGATGCATTCGATCTCTTTATTCGCAGCCGGATTGGGGCAGTACAACATAAGAGTCTGGTCGAGGTTGAGCGCATTCAAATGTTACTATGCCTGTTGGAATGGCCCGGCCCGGACAAAGCTCTGACACGCTATATGGAGATCGAGCGCCAGGACCCCAATATCAGACGGGGCAAGATCAATGAATATAAGGATCGTCCGGTTCTGCCCGACCCGCTGCATGTCGATCCCGCCGGTCGAACCCGTTCATCGCCTGCCAGGCGTCCATCGGCGGCAAAGGGAGCTGAGTTAAGCCGGCCTGCCTCTATTGATGAAGTGAGCGAAGGCATGTATCTGGAAGGCAAAGTCGTGCGCGTCGAACCAGGCCGGGTCGTGGTTGAGATCCTCGGTCATGAAGCATCAATCACTCGTGATCGTCTGAATCCGCCTGCGCGAGACCTTGCCAACATGGAGGCACGTTTTCCGGTCGGGAAGACCATTCGGGCCTGGGTTGTTGGCTTCAATAAACAGGGACGCCTGCAACTTACTATGAGGAAACAATAA
- a CDS encoding AAA family ATPase yields MTVTAFRIQNFMGFEDSGWVELRPITLLFGRNSSGKSALIRALLLLH; encoded by the coding sequence ATGACCGTTACAGCTTTTCGCATACAGAACTTCATGGGTTTTGAAGATAGTGGATGGGTCGAATTGCGGCCAATTACGCTGCTATTTGGACGTAATTCGAGTGGGAAGAGTGCGCTGATTCGGGCACTACTGCTCTTGCATTAG
- a CDS encoding helix-turn-helix domain-containing protein, with protein MERAAFGKLVQALRREHRDEKGRVWTQEVLAERTQLPKRTIERIENGSLAHLDADILLRLADALELTIGERREFFFAATGIIEQKSATYKRSPEESLQYLIDMIRNMNVPAFVTDQYVNIIAANMITIRFFNIPMELIETAPLLPHGYNLMRVVFGTEYDFRRVVGTMWDEVARHNMQLFRAISLRVRADGYFVELLDNLMQYREFKRFWERAHLETEDTSAENFWYQYTHPVYGLLSYVSSRSQIPTSMGLLSMHTYIPLSPATTDLFAKLSTVANQDVIRLAPWPRSNG; from the coding sequence ATGGAACGAGCAGCTTTTGGCAAACTGGTGCAGGCCCTGCGGCGCGAACATCGTGACGAGAAGGGGCGGGTGTGGACGCAGGAGGTGCTTGCGGAGCGCACGCAGCTTCCGAAACGGACGATAGAACGGATTGAAAATGGTTCACTGGCCCATCTGGATGCCGATATTCTCCTGCGACTGGCCGATGCACTGGAGTTGACGATTGGTGAGCGGCGTGAGTTTTTCTTCGCGGCAACCGGTATTATCGAACAAAAGAGCGCAACATATAAGCGTTCTCCAGAAGAGTCTCTGCAATATCTGATCGATATGATCAGGAATATGAACGTACCGGCGTTTGTGACGGATCAATATGTGAATATTATCGCAGCTAATATGATCACCATCAGATTTTTTAACATTCCAATGGAACTGATTGAAACAGCTCCTCTGTTGCCCCATGGCTATAATTTGATGAGAGTGGTGTTTGGAACGGAATATGATTTTCGGCGGGTTGTGGGTACAATGTGGGACGAGGTGGCCCGGCATAATATGCAATTGTTTCGTGCGATTTCCTTACGGGTTCGCGCTGATGGTTACTTTGTTGAGTTGCTGGACAATTTAATGCAATATCGGGAGTTCAAACGCTTTTGGGAACGTGCTCATCTTGAGACTGAGGATACGAGTGCTGAAAATTTCTGGTATCAGTATACCCACCCGGTGTACGGTCTCCTCAGTTATGTTTCCAGCCGTTCCCAAATTCCAACCAGTATGGGCTTATTGTCCATGCACACGTATATCCCTCTCTCACCCGCAACAACAGATTTGTTCGCGAAGTTGTCTACCGTCGCCAATCAGGATGTGATCCGTCTCGCCCCATGGCCGCGCAGTAATGGCTAG
- a CDS encoding DUF3006 domain-containing protein, protein MEEVRYEQGVIDRFEGEYAVILIGQTQRPHDVMRTMLPPNAREGDWLRIQWLADQITAIELDPEATDAARRRIQAKLARLRRGDHLKREEPGE, encoded by the coding sequence ATGGAAGAGGTTCGGTATGAGCAGGGCGTCATTGATCGCTTTGAAGGTGAATACGCAGTGATCCTGATCGGTCAAACCCAGCGACCGCACGATGTGATGCGCACCATGCTCCCGCCAAATGCCCGTGAAGGCGACTGGCTGCGCATTCAATGGCTAGCGGATCAAATAACCGCGATTGAACTCGACCCGGAAGCAACCGATGCTGCTCGTCGGCGCATCCAGGCCAAATTAGCCCGTTTGCGCCGGGGAGATCATCTAAAACGGGAAGAACCCGGCGAATGA
- a CDS encoding MBL fold metallo-hydrolase: MPRQTTCPFCGAMLRSSARFCSMCGRDLRRPATPRQRPARSRFRLSCGGLVIGVIGLILICGALNALLPDRAVTSGTADQERQQSVGTTGNDTPTTRPPTPTATQVPSAAPTVTVAEPIIAGEQPLEVHVIDVGQGDSILIRTPEGKTALIDGGYDNGLALAYLREQGISQIDVMVASHPHADHIGGLVEVLRALPVKGFWTSGATHTTGTYEQLLDAIDAARVPYYEVQRGDTIPLGRLSFEVLHSNPDADDLNNTSVVLRLAYGNVSFLFTGDVEAAAELDMLSTVRERLNATILKVAHHGSRTSSTAGFLAAVQPRIAVYSAGRDNNYGHPHRETIQALQQIGAEVYGTDEHGTIVIVTDGVDYQIQTGYDRPPTAAPEMPGTAPSSNNTTQGDRDCRNFATQAEAQAFFLANGGPARDPHRLDGDDDGIACESLP, translated from the coding sequence ATGCCCCGTCAGACTACGTGCCCTTTCTGTGGTGCAATGCTACGATCATCGGCCAGATTCTGTAGCATGTGCGGAAGAGACCTTCGTCGTCCAGCCACACCACGGCAACGTCCTGCCAGATCGCGTTTCCGGCTGAGCTGTGGTGGTCTGGTGATTGGCGTGATCGGACTCATTCTGATCTGCGGCGCTCTCAACGCTCTCTTGCCAGACCGGGCCGTAACATCAGGTACGGCTGATCAAGAGCGGCAACAATCTGTCGGCACGACAGGTAATGATACTCCAACCACACGACCACCAACCCCAACAGCCACGCAGGTTCCATCGGCTGCGCCGACCGTAACCGTCGCGGAACCCATTATCGCCGGGGAGCAACCCCTGGAAGTGCATGTGATTGATGTTGGTCAGGGAGACAGCATTCTGATCCGCACCCCAGAGGGGAAAACGGCGCTGATCGATGGTGGATACGACAACGGCCTGGCACTTGCCTATCTCCGTGAGCAGGGGATCAGCCAGATTGACGTGATGGTAGCCTCGCATCCGCACGCCGACCACATTGGCGGGCTGGTTGAAGTGCTGAGAGCGTTGCCGGTCAAAGGGTTCTGGACTTCCGGCGCAACCCATACCACCGGCACCTACGAACAGCTCCTCGATGCGATTGATGCGGCAAGGGTTCCGTATTATGAAGTGCAGCGCGGTGATACCATTCCGCTGGGTCGGTTAAGCTTTGAGGTGCTGCACAGCAATCCCGATGCCGACGATCTCAACAACACCTCGGTCGTGCTGCGCCTGGCTTACGGGAATGTCTCGTTTCTCTTCACCGGCGATGTGGAGGCGGCTGCCGAGCTGGACATGCTATCAACAGTGCGTGAGCGTCTCAACGCCACTATTCTGAAGGTCGCTCATCACGGATCGCGCACCTCTTCAACAGCCGGGTTTCTGGCGGCAGTCCAGCCGAGGATTGCCGTCTACTCGGCTGGACGCGACAACAATTACGGTCATCCACACCGCGAAACCATTCAAGCCCTGCAGCAAATAGGGGCCGAAGTGTACGGCACGGATGAACACGGCACTATCGTTATTGTCACCGACGGCGTTGACTACCAGATTCAAACCGGGTATGATCGGCCACCGACTGCTGCACCGGAAATGCCCGGTACTGCTCCTTCATCCAACAACACGACCCAGGGTGATCGTGATTGCAGAAATTTTGCGACCCAGGCCGAAGCCCAGGCATTTTTCCTCGCCAACGGCGGTCCGGCCCGCGATCCACACCGGTTAGACGGTGACGACGATGGAATTGCCTGTGAAAGCCTCCCTTAA
- a CDS encoding zinc-dependent alcohol dehydrogenase family protein, with the protein MRAMVFTAPGQPLEYRDLPVPTPQPEEVLIRVEACAVCRTDLHIIDGELPAPNLPLVPGHQIVGTIERLGERVTRWTVGQRVGVPWLGWTCGECRFCRDGRENLCDQAQFTGYTRPGGFAEYTVADQRFCFALPTDYDATAVAPLLCAGLIGYRALRLAGTGERLGIYGFGAAAHLMTQVARWQGREVFAFTRPGDTEGQRFARELGAVWAGSSTELPPVPLDAAIIFAPVGDLVPYALRAVEKGGVVVCGGIHMSQIPAFAYELLWGERVLRSVANLTREDGEAFLQIAPQIPVRTTVQTFPLTELNTALNALRQGKLQGAAVIQIS; encoded by the coding sequence ATGCGCGCAATGGTCTTCACCGCACCTGGTCAACCGCTCGAATACCGTGATCTTCCGGTGCCAACACCACAGCCCGAAGAGGTCTTGATTCGGGTTGAGGCGTGTGCTGTCTGTCGTACCGATCTTCATATTATCGATGGGGAATTACCAGCGCCGAACCTGCCACTTGTTCCAGGTCATCAAATTGTCGGTACTATCGAGCGTCTCGGCGAGCGGGTCACACGCTGGACGGTTGGGCAACGGGTTGGGGTGCCCTGGCTGGGCTGGACGTGTGGCGAGTGCCGTTTTTGCCGTGATGGGCGCGAAAATCTTTGCGATCAGGCGCAGTTTACCGGCTATACCCGACCCGGCGGCTTTGCCGAATATACCGTTGCCGATCAACGTTTCTGCTTTGCTCTACCCACCGACTACGACGCAACCGCAGTTGCACCGTTGCTCTGCGCTGGTCTGATCGGATATCGGGCACTCCGCCTGGCCGGTACTGGCGAGCGACTGGGTATCTACGGCTTCGGTGCCGCAGCACACCTGATGACGCAGGTTGCACGCTGGCAGGGTCGCGAAGTCTTCGCCTTCACCCGTCCCGGTGATACTGAAGGGCAACGTTTTGCCCGCGAATTAGGCGCAGTCTGGGCCGGCAGTTCAACCGAGCTGCCGCCGGTGCCACTCGATGCCGCAATCATCTTTGCCCCGGTAGGCGATCTCGTTCCGTATGCGTTACGTGCCGTCGAGAAAGGGGGCGTTGTCGTCTGTGGCGGCATTCATATGAGCCAGATTCCTGCCTTCGCCTACGAATTGCTGTGGGGCGAGCGCGTATTGCGCTCGGTCGCCAACCTAACCCGTGAGGACGGCGAGGCATTCCTGCAGATCGCGCCACAAATCCCGGTGCGGACAACCGTCCAGACCTTTCCACTCACCGAACTGAACACAGCCCTGAACGCACTCCGCCAGGGGAAGTTACAGGGTGCCGCCGTGATCCAGATTTCGTAA
- a CDS encoding rhamnulokinase, which yields MTELAHFIAIDIGASSGRVILGRWDGTRFTLEEIHRFPNGMIERDGHLFWDVNRLWHEVQHGLRTYARHEQSSRLASIGIDTWAVDYGLIDEAGNLIGDPFAYRDARNEGMAERVDAIIPPTELYERTGLQRLPFNTLYQLYAERQGDRLPRAATMLLIPDLFHYWLTGKRVAEYTNASTTMFLDARRRVWATDLLERLGIPTHLLPPLVMPGTPLGPLVPELREALGLPGNVTVVAVGTHDTASAVAAVPHLDAQSAYISSGTWSLVGVERSEPLINEAARRLNVTNEGGVYGTIRLLKNVSGLWLLQECQRCWQADGLNLSWDAIIAQAAAAPAGRSYIDPDAPEFLAVGDMPARIREYCRRNGQPVPETVGEIARCCLDSLALRYREVIDALADLTGQPITTVRIVGGGSQNTLLCQLTADLCRRPVVAGPTEGTALGNILVQAIAMGYLPDLATARQVAAASVSQTTYRPGVLM from the coding sequence ATGACAGAACTGGCACATTTTATTGCGATTGACATCGGTGCTTCGAGCGGGCGCGTCATTCTAGGGCGTTGGGACGGCACACGCTTCACCCTGGAGGAGATCCATCGCTTTCCGAATGGGATGATCGAGCGTGACGGTCATCTGTTTTGGGATGTCAATCGACTCTGGCACGAGGTGCAGCACGGACTGCGTACCTACGCCCGTCACGAGCAATCAAGCCGGTTAGCCAGCATTGGGATCGACACCTGGGCAGTCGATTACGGCCTGATTGATGAAGCGGGTAATCTCATCGGTGATCCCTTCGCCTACCGCGATGCTCGCAATGAAGGCATGGCCGAGCGAGTTGATGCGATTATCCCGCCGACCGAACTATATGAGCGTACCGGGCTGCAACGGCTCCCTTTCAACACCCTCTACCAGTTGTACGCCGAACGGCAGGGTGACCGCTTGCCGCGAGCAGCCACGATGTTGCTTATACCCGATCTCTTTCACTACTGGCTGACCGGGAAACGGGTCGCCGAGTATACCAATGCGTCAACGACCATGTTCCTCGATGCCCGACGACGGGTATGGGCAACCGATCTCCTGGAGCGGTTGGGCATCCCAACTCACTTGCTACCACCACTGGTTATGCCGGGAACGCCGCTTGGCCCTCTCGTGCCCGAACTGCGTGAAGCGCTCGGACTGCCGGGCAACGTTACGGTGGTGGCGGTCGGCACGCACGACACCGCCAGTGCCGTTGCTGCCGTACCTCACCTTGATGCCCAGAGCGCCTACATCAGTAGTGGGACGTGGAGCCTGGTAGGGGTGGAGCGCAGCGAACCACTGATCAATGAAGCTGCCCGCCGCCTGAACGTGACGAACGAAGGTGGCGTGTATGGAACGATTCGCCTGCTCAAAAATGTCAGCGGATTATGGCTCTTGCAAGAGTGTCAGCGCTGCTGGCAGGCCGATGGCCTGAACCTGAGTTGGGATGCGATCATCGCGCAGGCTGCTGCTGCACCAGCAGGACGTTCATATATCGACCCCGACGCGCCAGAATTCCTGGCCGTTGGCGACATGCCGGCCCGCATCCGCGAATACTGCCGACGCAATGGTCAGCCCGTACCAGAGACGGTAGGCGAGATTGCCCGCTGCTGCCTCGATAGCCTGGCGTTACGTTACCGAGAGGTCATTGATGCGCTGGCCGATCTCACCGGTCAACCGATCACGACGGTACGGATTGTTGGTGGCGGCAGTCAGAACACGCTCCTCTGCCAGTTAACGGCCGATCTGTGCCGGCGACCGGTAGTTGCCGGGCCAACCGAAGGCACGGCCCTGGGCAACATTCTGGTGCAGGCGATAGCGATGGGGTATCTGCCTGATCTGGCGACGGCACGGCAGGTTGCTGCGGCGTCGGTCAGCCAGACTACATACCGGCCGGGGGTGTTGATGTGA